Proteins co-encoded in one Uloborus diversus isolate 005 chromosome 9, Udiv.v.3.1, whole genome shotgun sequence genomic window:
- the LOC129229438 gene encoding protein quick-to-court-like: MPFWNYELVMTEPDELRTPSSTLPRRRCRIPRLSRSTSDAAPRPKSSGGGDLPPWEQGRRLPSLDGDLGSAAGSVPFSLDDDGSSVKSFGSFMSYASQATTEASAASRPVSRCHYGKRYILHCERHLARPEEYLTPTQRREREIRQLKSALARQVRRCEEKELEVERLKAEVRTLQDAITQIQDGKHNLMNSSQESDPLDSIIAKNSASEISFESHDGGDQTSPSNDDSGIVSISPRDSSEFGELQTMTAEKAVCTSPIPDDSERASSDRRPSTECGSQGDTGSPGLSPELDRFFGAYKLELENLKAQHHEHYQDLKERFTERVDDLLQKLTDANTRYLELRPLFERAQDKIEHIETQLSEVQRDMESQEEYHSQMYLKMYRKGQASARQEEDEALDFSGRAPRRATVPDLLRQLQALEHELDATRQLVREAGGDRQAEYTLRFLKDAVFYFLTKKDKEHLKAIQSILGFTDAERMAVAKAIKHRRLFCSPFKLKK, encoded by the exons ATGCCCTTCTGGAATTATG AGTTGGTGATGACTGAACCCGACGAATTGCGCACCCCTTCCTCGACCCTCCCGCGGCGCCGATGCCGCATCCCACGCCTCAGCCGCTCCACTTCGGACGCGGCGCCCCGGCCCAAGTCTTCGGGCGGCGGAGACTTGCCGCCCTGGGAGCAGGGGCGGCGCCTGCCCTCCCTCGACGGAGACCTGGGCTCTGCGGCCGGATCCGTCCCCTTCTCACTCGACGACGACGGCAGCTCGGTCAAGAGCTTTGGTAGCTTCATGAGCTATGCCTCAcag GCGACGACAGAGGCTTCCGCGGCGTCCCGGCCCGTGTCCCGGTGCCACTACGGCAAGCGGTACATCTTGCACTGCGAGCGGCATCTAGCCCGGCCGGAGGAATACCTGACGCCGACGCAGCGGCGAGAGCGAGAGATCCGGCAGCTCAAGTCGGCGCTCGCCCGGCAGGTACGACGCTGCGAAGAGAAAGAGCTCGAGGTCGAGAGGCTCAAGGCAGAGGTGCGGACGCTGCAAGACGCGATCACACAG ATACAGGATGGGAAGCACAACCTGATGAACTCGTCGCAAGAGAGCGACCCCTTGGACAGCATCATCGCCAAGAACTCGGCCTCGGAGATTAGCTTCGAGAGCCACGACGGCGGGGACCAAACCTCCCCTAGCAACGACGACAGCGGCATCGTGTCCATCAGTCCGAGGGACAGTTCCGAGTTCGGAGAGCTGCAGACGATGACCGCGGAGAAGGCGGTCTGCACCTCCCCCATCCCAGACGATTCTGAGAGGGCCTCCTCTGACAGGAGGCCCTCGACAGAATGTGGGTCGCAGGGTGACACGGGCTCACCTGGACTATCGCCTGAGCTGGATAGGTTCTTCGGCGCCTACAAGCTGGAACTCGAGAACCTCAAGGCGCAGCACCACGAACATTACCAGGACCTGAAGGAGAGATTCACGGAGAGAGTGGATGATCTGCTACAAAAACTCACCGATGCCAACACCAG GTACCTGGAGCTGCGTCCTCTGTTCGAGCGTGCCCAGGACAAGATCGAGCACATCGAGACCCAGCTGAGCGAGGTGCAGAGGGACATGGAGAGCCAGGAGGAGTACCACAGCCAGATGTACCTCAAGATGTACAG GAAGGGCCAGGCCTCTGCGCGTCAGGAGGAGGACGAGGCGCTGGACTTCTCCGGGCGGGCCCCCCGCCGGGCGACCGTGCCGGACCTGCTCCGGCAGCTGCAGGCGCTCGAGCACGAGCTGGACGCCACGCGGCAGCTGGTGCGCGAGGCGGGCGGGGACCGGCAGGCCGAGTACACGCTGCGCTTCCTCAAGGACGCCGTCTTCTACTTCCTCACCAAGAAGGACAAGGAGCACCTCAAGGCCATCCAGAGCATCCTGGGATTCACGGACGCCGAGAGGATGGCCGTGGCCAAGGCCATCAAGCACAGGAGGCT ATTCTGTTcaccttttaagcttaaaaaatga